Genomic DNA from Dermacentor variabilis isolate Ectoservices chromosome 6, ASM5094787v1, whole genome shotgun sequence:
CATTTCATCAAAACAATTATTTACTGTATGTCTCGTATCCCACAGGAACTGTCCTTTCTAAAAAAAATAGCTTCACTGTGTGGTTCAAGCAGATGTCATTTAGGTTTTTCATTACCTTCAGCAGCTGGGCTTTTTTTCCTCACTACAGTCACTGACGCATCACTTGTTTCGAATGGATTGGCTTTAAAAAGCAGCTGTCCGCGAGCTGTGTCATCGGTGCAGACCCAAGAAGGCAGTGGCACAGAACCGTGAACGATGATGTTCCTGAGGATGGCGAAATCTTCTTGGTCCTCGAGCACATTCCACGAACCGGGACCCTTGACGTACTCCTGTGGAGTCAGGGCCAGGAAGCGCAGCTTGGGAAGAAAGGGCCGAATGACCGCTTGCAGCTCCAGTGGGGTCTCACCCAATGACAGAGACTTTCGGCACTTCTCTTCCGCCCACTTCCGGATGGCCAGGAAGATGCAACTCTCGGGCACACCACTTATGACTTTCAGAATGGACTCTACCGTGCTGTCGAGCGAGTCGATGAACGATTCTGAATTGATCACCGAAAGGGCATCATTCTTGAGCACCTGAAGAGCTGCCTTGTCGATCCTGTCAGTGTCAGTTGTTGCCAAACAGTCCAAAAGGGGACAGACCTTGTCAGCAGACATATTTGCTTCAATGTATTTGGAGCACACTGTCACAAGTTCAGGCACGAGGTACTTGTCTGCAGCTTCTCGAATGTGGATTGCCTCTTCGAAGGAGTCAGGTTCGCAAGTGCCTGAGTAGAGGTACCTGCGCAATAACAGTGAAAGCTACCATGTTAGGATATAAAAGTCAGCAGCATGCTGTACACAAAGACAACACCCAGATTTGTACATGCTCTGCATGATACAGGGATGCAAGCGGCCAAGGAAGTTTTGCAGCAGCTCTGGAAGCAGCAAATTTGACACTTTGGGGCAGGTTTGGAGCATGAACTGTctgttttggagcagcttggtaaaAGCCAATATCagtgaaatacaggcatatgaagaaaAGGTGTTCCCTATTTGACTTTACAGAACAGTAttatgttaagaggaagctttagctcgggcccaactccgacgcggcctattcaaatacatgtaaaacgcaagaacgtttttatgagataacccctggaccgattttgatgaaatttgtcgcatttgaaagagaaagttaatttctagtgactgttggaagcggaatttcgatttagggcttgaattttcttaaaacgattttcaaatatttgaccgtttgaaaaaaatagaagcacgaagtttataaattcatagctctgcatcaagaaccgatatcgcggttctgtaaacggcatccattagatcattcaaagcggacaaattcaatatgtcattttacatcttacgtgaatttttgaCGCTGGTTACAACGgtattgcaaaagttgtatttctctattattaaatttttttatattcatgtgtaacatatcaattttgtccgctatggatgtacttttagatgcaattcacagaattgtattataatctttagtggttgagttacagagttgtaaacttgatagtttcgttttttgaaaatttttgattttcgccaatttttaagaaaagattgacgacctaactcaaaaattcgaaaccaacagtcactagatattaagtttttcttttaaatgcaacaaacctcgtcaaatttggtgcagtggttgccgagaaaaacgaattctccttttacatgtatttagataggagcactcgagctaaagcttcctcttaaggcagaTCAGTTCTGCGAAGGCCCGCAAGGCAAGAAAAATTCATGACAGGCAAAAACGTCATCCACCTGACTGCAgtatgaagctacaaaggaatctcatacaggtttctcagaaaacaCCATTAAATTACATACCGAATATGCCAactaaatgtggccaagaaaaaatTAACCGAAGGCTTTCTGTGAACTCTCTATCTTGGTGAGCTTGTGTTAATGCTAGGCGAGCTTCTTTTTTCCATTGTGAACAAGCAAGTAATAATTAACTTTAATGAATTAACATTACTTGCTTATTTATTATATGGTGTCAATGCAAAAGTTGTGGAATATGTTGAGAAATGACCGAAAACAGCCTATATAGCGACCTAGGTCTTGCGTA
This window encodes:
- the LOC142584701 gene encoding BTB/POZ domain-containing protein 6-like isoform X2, translated to MSQPAPAFASFLSRAPPVLNSQGTTTGFQFAPTVQADPKAPFKFNAPPTEATPKPKPPAPQLINLEKYLDSTVFSDVEFVVQSERYLLTRTIRAHKQFLAMRNDVFGTMFFGSLPEKDKVCITDLHPSGFYGLLKYLYSGTCEPDSFEEAIHIREAADKYLVPELVTVCSKYIEANMSADKVCPLLDCLATTDTDRIDKAALQVLKNDALSVINSESFIDSLDSTVESILKVISGVPESCIFLAIRKWAEEKCRKSLSLGETPLELQAVIRPFLPKLRFLALTPQEYVKGPGSWNVLEDQEDFAILRNIIVHGSVPLPSWVCTDDTARGQLLFKANPFETSDASVTVVRKKSPAAEGNEKPK
- the LOC142584701 gene encoding BTB/POZ domain-containing protein 6-like isoform X1; this translates as MIATKQPLRATSAVALHVKVASRPSLRHACKMSQPAPAFASFLSRAPPVLNSQGTTTGFQFAPTVQADPKAPFKFNAPPTEATPKPKPPAPQLINLEKYLDSTVFSDVEFVVQSERYLLTRTIRAHKQFLAMRNDVFGTMFFGSLPEKDKVCITDLHPSGFYGLLKYLYSGTCEPDSFEEAIHIREAADKYLVPELVTVCSKYIEANMSADKVCPLLDCLATTDTDRIDKAALQVLKNDALSVINSESFIDSLDSTVESILKVISGVPESCIFLAIRKWAEEKCRKSLSLGETPLELQAVIRPFLPKLRFLALTPQEYVKGPGSWNVLEDQEDFAILRNIIVHGSVPLPSWVCTDDTARGQLLFKANPFETSDASVTVVRKKSPAAEGNEKPK